A region from the Bacteroidia bacterium genome encodes:
- a CDS encoding terminase large subunit, with amino-acid sequence MYDYSIADKIIKFAQSLKVPEGAKVGEDIKLIPYQIDFIREVFKTRNGKRVVKLALMSLGRKNAKSTTIAIILLALMAVKGLAKPNAQIASGARSRDQAALIYNLMKKFIMFSPELQTRLKIIDSKKLIINMSNGCEFTALSADASNALGRSLYFYVHDETANLKEDSAFPESLMSSQGAYDDSLCIHISTIGASDTYYFNQMIEQYKDNLDESVYCIYYTAPEGHAGLMDDPEIWKLANPALGHFLSVDSMRAYAEQAKNIPSKKAHFLNFMMNQKISADKSFIQASDWRAIKQDFEYSDYYGLPAVVGIDLSLGRYDLTSLVVVVRVGADDYKALPYTFSAKDSLEDNATRLKVPLQALSMDKKEHLLLSPGITFDWEFMAAQFIDILTNFDVVNIGVDTYKWNEIQREFDKQGYSAPVEKLRQGFISFTSYVSALENMIYEKKIAHNGNFLLGYGLSNCIVIEDPAGNKKLMKRSENSKIDTAVALAMAAYLAEKDLAAYDDDLVSFAII; translated from the coding sequence ATGTACGATTACTCAATAGCCGATAAGATTATCAAATTCGCTCAAAGCTTGAAAGTGCCAGAGGGTGCAAAAGTTGGCGAAGATATAAAGCTTATACCGTATCAAATAGACTTCATTAGAGAGGTATTTAAGACACGAAACGGTAAAAGAGTAGTTAAGTTAGCTTTGATGAGTTTAGGACGTAAAAACGCAAAGAGTACGACAATAGCAATCATTTTACTTGCACTAATGGCAGTAAAAGGACTTGCAAAGCCAAACGCACAAATCGCATCAGGTGCAAGAAGTCGTGACCAAGCGGCACTTATTTATAATCTTATGAAAAAATTTATTATGTTTAGCCCAGAACTACAAACAAGATTAAAGATAATTGACTCTAAAAAACTTATTATCAATATGTCAAATGGTTGTGAGTTTACCGCTTTAAGTGCCGATGCCTCAAATGCTTTAGGTAGAAGTTTATATTTTTATGTACACGATGAAACTGCAAATCTCAAAGAAGACTCAGCATTCCCAGAGAGCCTTATGAGTTCTCAGGGTGCTTATGATGATAGTTTGTGTATTCATATCTCAACTATTGGCGCATCAGATACTTACTATTTTAATCAAATGATAGAGCAGTACAAAGACAATCTTGATGAAAGTGTATATTGTATCTACTACACAGCACCAGAGGGACACGCTGGACTCATGGACGACCCAGAGATATGGAAACTTGCAAACCCAGCTTTAGGACACTTTTTATCAGTTGATAGTATGAGAGCTTATGCAGAACAAGCTAAGAACATACCAAGTAAAAAAGCACACTTCTTAAATTTTATGATGAATCAAAAAATCTCAGCAGATAAAAGCTTCATTCAAGCGAGTGATTGGAGAGCTATAAAACAAGATTTTGAATACTCAGACTATTACGGACTTCCAGCAGTCGTAGGCATAGATTTATCTTTAGGCAGATATGACCTTACAAGTTTAGTAGTAGTTGTGAGAGTTGGCGCAGATGATTACAAAGCTTTACCGTACACATTCAGCGCAAAAGATAGTTTAGAAGATAATGCAACACGCTTAAAAGTACCATTACAAGCATTAAGCATGGATAAAAAAGAACACTTACTTCTTAGTCCAGGTATTACTTTTGATTGGGAATTTATGGCGGCTCAATTCATAGACATATTAACAAACTTTGATGTAGTTAATATCGGAGTAGATACCTACAAATGGAATGAGATACAAAGAGAATTTGACAAGCAAGGTTACAGCGCACCCGTTGAAAAATTACGACAAGGATTTATTTCGTTTACGAGTTATGTATCAGCTTTAGAGAATATGATTTATGAGAAGAAAATCGCACATAATGGAAACTTTTTATTAGGTTATGGACTCTCAAACTGTATCGTAATAGAAGACCCAGCAGGAAATAAAAAGCTTATGAAGAGAAGTGAAAATTCAAAAATTGATACAGCGGTGGCACTTGCAATGGCGGCTTATTTAGCAGAGAAAGATTTAGCGGCTTATGACGATGACCTCGTAAGTTTTGCAATTATATAA